In Nitrobacteraceae bacterium AZCC 1564, the following proteins share a genomic window:
- a CDS encoding ABC-type branched-subunit amino acid transport system substrate-binding protein (product_source=COG0683; cath_funfam=3.40.50.2300; cog=COG0683; pfam=PF13458; superfamily=53822): protein MAVPSTPKSRRFGATRRSAVGLILGAPLVVGCSSLPSSFTSPFSSSEQPPGPAGPPQQPSALGSGNVKVGLLLPLSASGNAGVAAQSMRNAAELALAEFQNPNIQLLVKDDAGTAQGAQQGAQQALDEGAEIILGPLFGLSVPAAAQLARTRGVPMIAFSTDSSVAGRGVYLLSFLPESDVNRIVEYSAGTGKRSFAAFLPANAYGNVVEAAFKQAVARKGGRIVVFEKYSPGGQMQGTAATVAKGLANADALLLADDGDVLVGVADALAASGANLKRLQLLGTGLWDNPRVFGNANLQGGFYAAPDPSGFRSFSGRYRNKYGQDPVRTATLAYDSVALVAALARTQGGQRFTPEVLTNPSGFAGIDGLFRFRSDGTNERGLAVMRAAAGGGQVVVASPKSFGA from the coding sequence ATGGCCGTTCCATCTACCCCGAAATCCCGACGCTTCGGTGCCACGCGCCGATCGGCTGTTGGTTTGATTCTGGGGGCACCGCTTGTCGTGGGGTGCTCGAGCCTGCCATCATCGTTCACTTCGCCTTTCTCCAGCTCGGAGCAGCCTCCAGGCCCGGCGGGGCCTCCGCAACAGCCGTCGGCGCTCGGCAGCGGGAATGTCAAAGTTGGCTTACTGTTGCCTTTGTCTGCATCAGGCAATGCTGGGGTTGCCGCACAATCGATGCGAAACGCAGCTGAGCTGGCGCTGGCGGAATTCCAGAACCCGAACATCCAGCTTCTGGTGAAGGACGACGCAGGCACAGCTCAAGGCGCGCAGCAAGGTGCCCAACAGGCGCTCGATGAGGGCGCTGAAATTATCCTGGGTCCGCTGTTCGGATTGTCCGTTCCGGCTGCAGCACAGCTTGCGCGCACCCGTGGTGTGCCCATGATCGCATTTTCGACCGACTCAAGCGTCGCCGGACGCGGTGTGTATCTCCTGAGTTTTCTGCCGGAATCGGACGTCAATCGCATCGTTGAATACTCCGCCGGAACCGGAAAACGGTCATTTGCAGCTTTCCTCCCAGCGAACGCCTACGGCAACGTTGTCGAAGCTGCGTTCAAGCAGGCCGTGGCCCGTAAGGGGGGCCGTATTGTGGTATTTGAGAAATACAGCCCGGGCGGCCAAATGCAGGGCACTGCGGCGACCGTCGCGAAGGGTCTCGCAAATGCCGATGCTTTGCTGCTGGCTGATGACGGAGACGTGCTGGTTGGCGTCGCGGATGCACTGGCTGCAAGCGGTGCCAATCTCAAGCGCCTGCAACTGCTGGGCACGGGCCTGTGGGACAATCCGCGCGTATTCGGCAATGCTAATTTGCAGGGCGGTTTCTACGCTGCGCCCGACCCTTCAGGCTTCCGAAGTTTCTCTGGCCGTTACCGCAACAAATACGGTCAAGATCCGGTGCGGACTGCAACGTTGGCCTATGATTCGGTGGCCTTGGTGGCTGCGCTCGCCCGCACGCAAGGCGGACAGCGCTTCACGCCGGAAGTGTTGACCAATCCATCAGGATTCGCAGGCATCGACGGATTGTTTCGCTTCCGGAGCGACGGCACCAACGAACGTGGGCTTGCGGTCATGCGGGCCGCGGCCGGCGGAGGGCAGGTGGTGGTGGCATCGCCGAAGAGCTTCGGCGCCTGA
- a CDS encoding putative oxygen-independent coproporphyrinogen III oxidase (product_source=TIGR00539; cog=COG0635; pfam=PF04055,PF06969; smart=SM00729; superfamily=102114; tigrfam=TIGR00539), whose amino-acid sequence MSSADAQSAFGVYVHWPFCLSKCPYCDFNSHVRHAPIDEARFAGAFDREIATTAARVPGREVTSIFLGGGTPSLMQPQTVGTILDSIAKHWTVARDVEVTLEANPTSVEATRFRGYRAAGVNRVSLGVQALDDVSLKALGRLHTAREALDAVAIARSAFDRYSFDLIYARPDQTPQMWRDELMLAIAEAAEHLSLYQLTIEPETPFFGLHAAGKLKIPDEAVARALYDVTQEVCAQQGLPAYEISNHARPGAECKHNLVYWRGQEYAGIGPGAHARLDIDGVRHAISTERRPEAWLMRVEEQGHGVVVDERLNSEERADEYLLMGLRLAEGIDPQRYKALSGRTLDPRRIAILKDEGAITVDPDGRVRVTMQGFPVLDAVVADLAA is encoded by the coding sequence TTGAGCAGCGCTGACGCACAATCCGCCTTCGGCGTTTATGTGCACTGGCCATTTTGCCTGTCGAAATGCCCATATTGCGATTTCAATAGCCATGTGCGTCATGCGCCAATCGACGAAGCGCGCTTTGCAGGCGCTTTCGACCGTGAAATCGCAACGACGGCCGCGCGCGTGCCCGGCCGTGAGGTCACATCAATCTTCCTTGGCGGCGGCACGCCATCACTTATGCAGCCACAGACTGTCGGCACGATTCTGGATTCGATCGCCAAACACTGGACCGTCGCACGCGATGTCGAAGTCACGCTCGAGGCCAACCCAACCAGCGTTGAAGCCACGCGGTTTCGCGGCTATCGCGCTGCTGGCGTCAACCGTGTGTCGCTCGGCGTTCAGGCTCTCGACGATGTGTCGCTGAAAGCATTGGGACGACTGCACACGGCACGCGAAGCACTTGATGCGGTCGCCATCGCGCGCTCTGCATTCGATCGCTATTCATTCGACTTGATCTATGCGCGGCCTGATCAAACGCCGCAGATGTGGCGGGACGAGTTGATGCTGGCAATCGCTGAAGCAGCCGAACATCTCTCGCTTTATCAGCTCACCATCGAGCCCGAGACGCCGTTTTTCGGATTGCATGCTGCGGGCAAGCTCAAGATTCCCGATGAAGCCGTCGCACGCGCGCTTTACGATGTGACGCAGGAGGTCTGCGCGCAGCAAGGGCTTCCCGCTTACGAGATTTCCAATCACGCGCGGCCTGGGGCGGAGTGCAAACACAATCTGGTCTACTGGCGCGGACAGGAATACGCCGGCATTGGTCCCGGCGCGCATGCCCGTCTCGATATCGATGGCGTGCGTCACGCGATCTCTACCGAGAGGCGACCCGAGGCGTGGCTGATGCGGGTCGAGGAACAAGGCCATGGCGTCGTCGTAGACGAACGTCTCAACAGCGAAGAGCGCGCCGACGAATATCTTCTGATGGGTTTGCGCCTCGCGGAAGGCATCGATCCTCAGCGCTACAAAGCGCTGTCCGGCCGAACGCTTGATCCACGCAGGATCGCGATCCTGAAGGACGAAGGCGCCATCACCGTTGATCCCGATGGACGCGTCCGCGTGACGATGCAGGGATTTCCTGTGCTTGATGCTGTGGTGGCCGACCTAGCTGCCTAG
- a CDS encoding XTP/dITP diphosphohydrolase (product_source=KO:K02428; cath_funfam=3.90.950.10; cog=COG0127; ko=KO:K02428; pfam=PF01725; superfamily=52972; tigrfam=TIGR00042), which yields MSDHRKINGRLVIATHNSGKLAEMRELLAPYGVEAVSATELGLGEPEETGTTFQSNARIKAVAAANATQLPAFADDSGLAVDALDGQPGIYSARWAGETKDFLAAMMKIERLLQERGAKEPAQRKAHFVSALCVAWPDGHVEEVEARVNGSMVWPPRGTAGFGYDPAFLPDGHGRTFGEMTSVEKHGLPPLGLGLSHRAKAFIQLAEMCLEQR from the coding sequence ATGAGTGACCACCGCAAAATCAATGGCCGTCTTGTGATTGCAACCCACAATTCCGGCAAACTCGCCGAGATGCGGGAACTGCTGGCGCCATACGGAGTGGAAGCGGTGTCGGCGACAGAACTTGGTCTGGGTGAGCCGGAGGAGACGGGAACGACGTTTCAGTCGAATGCGCGCATCAAGGCCGTGGCTGCAGCGAACGCGACGCAACTCCCGGCTTTCGCCGATGATTCTGGACTTGCCGTGGACGCTCTCGACGGACAACCTGGCATCTATTCAGCACGCTGGGCCGGGGAGACGAAAGATTTTCTCGCTGCGATGATGAAGATCGAACGCCTGCTTCAGGAGCGCGGCGCGAAGGAGCCGGCACAGCGCAAGGCACATTTCGTGTCCGCTCTCTGTGTTGCCTGGCCGGATGGACACGTTGAGGAAGTCGAAGCACGCGTCAACGGAAGTATGGTATGGCCGCCGCGCGGCACGGCGGGTTTCGGCTACGATCCAGCATTTCTTCCCGATGGACATGGGCGTACATTTGGCGAGATGACCAGCGTCGAAAAACATGGCCTACCGCCGCTTGGTCTTGGCCTGTCTCATCGCGCCAAGGCTTTTATACAGCTCGCGGAGATGTGCCTTGAGCAGCGCTGA
- a CDS encoding ribonuclease PH (product_source=KO:K00989; cath_funfam=3.30.230.70; cog=COG0689; ko=KO:K00989; pfam=PF01138,PF03725; superfamily=54211; tigrfam=TIGR01966), whose product MRPSRRAPDELRPVTLERGVVKYAEGSCMVKFGDTHVLVTATLEDRLPPWLKGQGRGWVTAEYGMLPRATHERMRRESAAGKQSGRTVEIQRLIGRSLRTTIDLVALGERQITVDCDVIQADGGTRTASITGAWVALADCLNWMKARNMVKGNVLRDNVAAISCGIYNGTPVLDLDYAEDSEAETDANFVMTGDGRIVEVQGTAEKTPFTQDEFLNLMALAQKGIARLVDLQKMAVA is encoded by the coding sequence ATGCGGCCAAGCCGTCGCGCGCCCGATGAACTGCGTCCCGTCACGCTGGAACGCGGGGTGGTCAAATACGCCGAGGGTTCCTGCATGGTGAAATTTGGCGATACCCATGTGCTGGTGACAGCCACGCTAGAGGATCGTCTCCCACCTTGGCTGAAGGGACAGGGCCGCGGCTGGGTCACCGCAGAATATGGCATGTTGCCACGCGCCACCCACGAGCGCATGCGCCGCGAATCCGCCGCCGGCAAGCAGAGCGGCCGTACAGTTGAGATCCAGCGCCTTATCGGCCGTTCTCTCCGCACCACCATCGATCTGGTGGCGCTTGGCGAACGGCAGATCACGGTCGACTGCGATGTCATTCAAGCCGATGGCGGCACTCGCACCGCGTCAATCACAGGTGCATGGGTCGCGCTAGCAGACTGCCTGAACTGGATGAAGGCGCGCAACATGGTGAAGGGCAATGTATTGCGTGACAACGTCGCCGCGATTTCCTGCGGCATTTACAATGGCACGCCCGTGCTTGATCTCGATTACGCCGAAGATTCAGAGGCGGAGACCGACGCCAACTTCGTCATGACCGGCGACGGCCGCATCGTCGAGGTGCAAGGCACCGCCGAAAAGACGCCCTTCACGCAAGACGAATTTCTGAATCTGATGGCGCTGGCGCAGAAGGGCATTGCGCGCCTGGTGGATTTGCAAAAGATGGCGGTTGCGTAA
- a CDS encoding heat-inducible transcriptional repressor (product_source=KO:K03705; cath_funfam=1.10.10.10,3.30.390.60,3.30.450.40; cog=COG1420; ko=KO:K03705; pfam=PF01628; superfamily=46785,55781; tigrfam=TIGR00331), translated as MAHHDPIGQLITPSSALAQLNERSRDIFRQIVENYLATGEPVGSRNISRMISVPLSPASVRNVMSDLEQLGLIYAPHTSAGRLPTELGLRFFVDALMQVGDLTEPERQSIEAQLKSVGAAHSVEAALSEALTRLSGLTRAAAVVLTAKSNVRLKHIEFVRLEPEQALVVLVAEDGQVENRVLPLPRGVPTSALTEASNFLNARIRGRTLAEARVELEAAMAQSRNELDQLTQKVVAAGIASWSGGGGDERQLIVRGHANLLEDLHAMEDLERVRLLFDDLEAKKGVIDLLGRAERADGVRIFIGSENKLFSLSGSSTVIAPYRDGAGQIVGVLGVIGPTRLNYARVIPMVDYAARIVSQLIGK; from the coding sequence TTGGCCCACCACGATCCGATAGGTCAGTTGATCACGCCAAGCTCCGCTTTGGCCCAGCTCAACGAACGCTCGCGGGATATTTTTCGTCAAATCGTCGAAAATTATCTGGCGACTGGTGAACCGGTTGGTTCGCGCAATATTTCCCGCATGATTTCGGTGCCGTTGTCACCGGCTTCCGTGCGCAACGTGATGTCGGATCTTGAACAATTGGGATTGATCTACGCGCCGCACACATCCGCCGGGCGATTGCCGACGGAACTTGGACTGCGCTTTTTTGTCGATGCATTGATGCAGGTCGGCGATCTCACGGAGCCTGAGCGGCAGTCGATTGAAGCACAGCTTAAATCTGTGGGCGCTGCGCACTCTGTTGAAGCCGCGTTGAGTGAAGCTCTCACACGGTTGTCAGGGTTGACGCGCGCCGCGGCTGTGGTGCTGACGGCGAAATCCAACGTGCGGCTAAAGCATATCGAGTTTGTCCGGCTGGAGCCGGAGCAGGCACTGGTCGTCCTCGTGGCCGAAGATGGTCAGGTCGAGAACCGCGTCTTGCCGTTGCCGCGCGGAGTGCCGACATCGGCGCTCACAGAAGCCTCGAATTTTCTCAATGCACGGATTCGCGGACGTACGTTGGCGGAAGCGCGCGTCGAGCTTGAAGCGGCGATGGCCCAGAGTCGCAATGAACTTGATCAGCTCACGCAGAAGGTCGTCGCAGCGGGAATCGCAAGTTGGTCCGGTGGAGGCGGCGACGAGCGGCAATTGATCGTGCGAGGACATGCCAATCTACTCGAGGATCTTCATGCAATGGAAGATCTCGAACGCGTGCGCCTGCTGTTCGACGATCTTGAAGCCAAGAAGGGCGTCATTGACCTGTTGGGCCGTGCCGAGCGGGCCGATGGCGTGCGCATTTTCATCGGCTCCGAGAACAAGCTGTTCTCTCTATCCGGCTCATCAACAGTTATCGCGCCTTATCGGGATGGCGCGGGGCAGATTGTCGGCGTGCTGGGCGTCATTGGACCCACCCGGCTAAATTATGCGCGGGTTATTCCCATGGTTGATTATGCGGCGCGCATCGTCAGCCAACTGATCGGGAAGTAA
- a CDS encoding molecular chaperone GrpE (product_source=KO:K03687; cath_funfam=2.30.22.10,3.90.20.20; cog=COG0576; ko=KO:K03687; pfam=PF01025; superfamily=51064,58014), with protein MAETNGRKEQSENIAQESANGSVTDKEPVVSKPYVMPDEPEEGSAEALAKEAADARDRMLRTLAEMENLRKQTQREISNAKTYGITSFAREVLDIADNLQRALDAVPAEARDAADAGLKALIEGVELTERSLHNTLEKNGVQKFDPMGQKFDPNVQQAMFEVPDASVPAGTVVQVVQAGYMIGERVLRPALVGVAKGGPKN; from the coding sequence ATGGCCGAAACCAATGGGCGCAAGGAACAGTCGGAGAATATCGCGCAGGAGAGCGCGAACGGCTCCGTGACCGACAAGGAGCCTGTGGTCTCAAAGCCTTATGTCATGCCGGACGAACCTGAAGAGGGGTCGGCAGAGGCCTTGGCCAAGGAGGCAGCGGATGCGCGGGACAGGATGCTGCGCACGCTTGCCGAAATGGAGAATCTGCGCAAGCAGACCCAGCGTGAAATCTCCAATGCGAAAACCTACGGCATTACATCGTTTGCCCGCGAGGTGCTGGATATTGCCGACAATCTTCAGCGGGCGCTTGATGCTGTTCCCGCCGAAGCGAGGGACGCTGCGGACGCCGGACTTAAAGCGCTGATCGAAGGGGTCGAGCTGACCGAGCGTTCACTTCACAACACACTGGAAAAAAACGGCGTGCAGAAGTTCGATCCGATGGGTCAGAAATTTGATCCCAACGTTCAACAAGCGATGTTTGAAGTCCCCGATGCCTCGGTACCAGCAGGAACCGTCGTGCAGGTCGTGCAAGCCGGCTATATGATCGGAGAACGCGTCCTCCGACCGGCGCTGGTGGGCGTCGCCAAGGGCGGACCGAAGAACTAG
- a CDS encoding hypothetical protein (product_source=Hypo-rule applied; cleavage_site_network=SignalP-noTM), translating into MRHQSGFMKKIPRASAAPCVLALLLLLAPAKAADAVFPPGARVGLVPADGVAVAKEFLGFESEDKKIKVGIAEIPSAAFTAVDTAVKEGKTPPTGPKPEKFETAAGSAYITSETGKDGSTNIRSYSLIVPGNDVFSGYVIAQIRDDAAKPVSDDAMRKMLASATIRKEVPVAEQLGLLPFKVTELSNFKTVRTLTPRSTVLLTDGTEETTLDGAPYMVIGLISGLPAQPEDRGRFAQQAAATIPGLRDARITSNEPLRIEGTPGFETRIDAVTGKNDTPVTVVQWLRFGGGSALRIIASATREDWPKAFPRFRAVRDGIDPR; encoded by the coding sequence ATGAGACACCAGTCAGGCTTCATGAAAAAGATCCCCCGCGCCTCCGCTGCTCCCTGTGTTCTCGCCCTGCTCCTGCTTCTGGCACCGGCCAAAGCGGCCGATGCGGTTTTCCCACCTGGCGCGCGGGTTGGGTTGGTGCCGGCTGACGGCGTGGCCGTTGCCAAGGAGTTCTTGGGCTTCGAGTCAGAGGACAAGAAGATCAAGGTGGGCATTGCGGAGATACCATCCGCCGCGTTCACAGCCGTCGATACGGCCGTGAAGGAGGGCAAGACTCCTCCAACCGGCCCGAAGCCTGAAAAATTCGAAACCGCAGCGGGCTCGGCCTATATCACCAGCGAGACCGGCAAAGACGGTAGCACCAATATCCGCTCGTACTCGCTGATCGTGCCCGGCAACGACGTATTCTCGGGCTATGTGATCGCCCAAATCCGTGATGACGCAGCAAAGCCCGTATCCGACGACGCGATGCGCAAGATGCTGGCGTCGGCGACGATCCGCAAGGAGGTCCCCGTTGCGGAGCAGCTCGGCTTGCTCCCATTCAAGGTGACCGAGCTCAGCAACTTCAAGACCGTTCGCACCCTCACCCCGCGCTCGACCGTTTTGCTGACAGATGGAACCGAAGAAACTACTCTTGATGGCGCGCCCTATATGGTGATCGGCCTGATATCGGGGCTCCCAGCACAGCCTGAGGATCGCGGACGCTTCGCACAACAAGCTGCTGCCACGATTCCCGGCCTGCGTGATGCACGCATTACCTCGAACGAGCCTCTTCGGATCGAAGGCACGCCAGGCTTCGAGACTCGAATCGATGCCGTAACTGGAAAGAACGATACGCCGGTCACGGTTGTACAATGGCTGCGATTTGGCGGCGGTTCAGCGCTACGAATCATCGCAAGCGCGACGCGCGAGGACTGGCCAAAAGCATTTCCGCGCTTCCGCGCGGTGCGCGACGGGATCGATCCTCGCTGA
- a CDS encoding molecular chaperone DnaK (product_source=KO:K04043; cath_funfam=2.60.34.10,3.30.420.40,3.90.640.10; cog=COG0443; ko=KO:K04043; pfam=PF00012; superfamily=100920,100934,53067; tigrfam=TIGR02350): protein MGKVIGIDLGTTNSCVAVMDGKTPKVIENAEGMRTTPSIVALTDDGERLVGQPAKRQAVTNPEKTIFAVKRLIGRRYDDPTVEKDKKLVPYKIVKASNGDAWVEADGQTYSPSQVSAFILQKMKETAEAHLGQKVDQAVITVPAYFNDAQRQATKDAGKIAGLEVLRIINEPTAAALAYGLDKAKQGTIAVYDLGGGTFDVSILEIGDGVFEVKSTNGDTFLGGEDFDMRLVSYLADEFQKEQGINLRNDKLALQRLKEAAEKAKIELSSTTQTEINLPFITADASGPKHLTMKLTRAKFEALVADLVEKTIEPCRKALKDAGLTAGEVGEVVLVGGMTRMPKIQEVVKQFFGKEPHKGVNPDEVVAIGAAIQAGVLQGDVKDVLLLDVTPLSLGIETLGGVFTRIIERNTTIPTKKSQVFSTAEDNQNAVTIRVFQGEREMAADNKALGQFDLMGIPPAPRGMPQIEVTFDIDANGIVNVSAKDKATGKEQQIRIQASGGLSEADIEKMVKDAEANAAADKKRREAVDAKNHADALVHSTEKALSEHGAKVGDSERKAIEDALADLKEALKSDDAEAIKAKTNTLAQASMKLGEAMYTQQAEADAARDAAKDDVVDAEFTEVDDDKTNKKSA from the coding sequence ATGGGAAAGGTCATTGGGATCGATCTCGGCACCACGAATTCGTGCGTCGCCGTAATGGATGGCAAAACACCGAAAGTTATTGAGAATGCCGAGGGCATGCGGACGACCCCGTCCATTGTTGCCCTTACTGACGACGGTGAGCGTCTCGTCGGTCAGCCTGCCAAGCGTCAGGCCGTTACCAATCCGGAAAAGACCATTTTCGCCGTCAAGCGCCTGATCGGTCGTCGCTACGATGATCCGACGGTCGAAAAGGACAAGAAGCTTGTCCCGTATAAGATCGTCAAGGCCAGCAACGGCGACGCCTGGGTCGAGGCTGACGGCCAGACTTATTCGCCGTCGCAGGTCTCCGCTTTCATTCTGCAAAAGATGAAGGAGACTGCGGAAGCCCACCTCGGCCAGAAAGTCGATCAAGCGGTCATCACCGTTCCGGCCTACTTCAACGACGCCCAGCGTCAGGCCACCAAGGACGCCGGCAAGATTGCCGGTCTTGAGGTGCTGCGCATCATCAACGAGCCGACGGCGGCTGCGCTTGCCTATGGTCTCGATAAGGCGAAGCAGGGCACCATCGCGGTTTACGACCTTGGCGGCGGTACGTTCGACGTCTCGATCCTCGAAATCGGCGACGGCGTGTTCGAGGTAAAGTCCACCAATGGCGACACGTTCCTCGGTGGTGAAGACTTCGACATGCGCCTTGTCAGCTATCTGGCTGATGAATTCCAGAAGGAGCAGGGGATCAACCTGCGCAACGACAAGCTCGCTTTGCAGCGCCTGAAAGAGGCTGCTGAAAAGGCAAAGATCGAGCTGTCGTCGACGACGCAGACCGAAATCAACCTGCCGTTCATCACGGCGGATGCTTCCGGTCCGAAGCATCTGACGATGAAGCTCACCCGCGCGAAGTTTGAAGCGCTGGTGGCGGACCTCGTGGAGAAGACCATCGAGCCTTGCCGCAAGGCCTTGAAGGACGCCGGCCTGACCGCTGGTGAAGTCGGCGAGGTCGTTTTGGTCGGCGGCATGACCCGCATGCCGAAGATTCAGGAGGTCGTGAAGCAATTCTTCGGCAAGGAGCCCCACAAGGGCGTCAATCCGGACGAAGTCGTTGCGATCGGTGCTGCGATCCAGGCCGGCGTGCTCCAAGGCGACGTCAAGGACGTGCTGCTCCTCGACGTGACCCCGCTGTCGCTGGGCATCGAGACGCTGGGTGGCGTGTTCACCCGCATCATCGAGCGCAACACGACGATTCCGACCAAGAAGAGCCAGGTGTTCTCGACTGCCGAGGACAATCAGAATGCGGTCACCATTCGCGTGTTCCAGGGTGAACGCGAGATGGCTGCTGACAACAAGGCGCTTGGCCAGTTCGATCTGATGGGTATTCCGCCAGCACCACGCGGCATGCCGCAAATCGAAGTCACGTTCGATATCGATGCGAACGGTATCGTCAACGTGTCGGCGAAAGACAAGGCGACCGGCAAGGAACAGCAGATACGCATTCAGGCGTCCGGTGGTCTTTCCGAGGCCGACATCGAGAAGATGGTCAAGGATGCCGAGGCCAATGCGGCGGCAGACAAGAAGCGCCGCGAGGCGGTCGATGCCAAGAACCATGCGGATGCCCTCGTGCATTCCACGGAAAAGGCATTGTCCGAACACGGCGCCAAGGTCGGCGATTCCGAGCGCAAGGCGATCGAAGATGCTTTGGCTGACTTGAAGGAAGCGCTGAAGAGCGATGATGCTGAGGCGATCAAGGCCAAGACCAACACGCTGGCCCAGGCTTCGATGAAGCTCGGCGAAGCCATGTATACGCAGCAGGCGGAAGCTGATGCCGCCAGGGATGCTGCAAAGGATGATGTGGTCGATGCGGAATTCACGGAAGTGGACGACGACAAGACCAACAAGAAGTCGGCGTAA
- a CDS encoding molecular chaperone DnaJ (product_source=KO:K03686; cath_funfam=1.10.287.110,2.10.230.10,2.60.260.20; cog=COG0484; ko=KO:K03686; pfam=PF00226,PF00684,PF01556; smart=SM00271; superfamily=46565,49493; tigrfam=TIGR02349) — protein MSKACYYETLEVERDVDEAGLKSAFRKLAMKWHPDKNPGDPACEHKFKEISEAYEVLKDSNKRAAYDRYGHAAFEQGGGGQAHGFGAGFASSFSDIFEDLFGMAGQRGGRGGRERGADLRYNMEITLEEAFLGKTAQIDIPVAVTCEPCSGTGAKAGTKPKACSMCGGAGRVRQAQGFFTLERTCPGCQGRGQMIESPCPSCSGTGRVTRDRTLSVNIPPGVEDGTRIRLAGEGEAGIMGGPPGDLYIFLSLAAHKFFQRDGADLHCRVPVSMVTAAVGGEFEVPTIDKGKTRVKVPAGTQSGRRFRIASKGMPVLRSRQMGDMYVQVVVETPQNLTKKQKELLAEFEKLSSGETQPEAAGFFKMVKDFFGNRTGAA, from the coding sequence ATGTCTAAGGCCTGCTATTACGAGACGCTGGAAGTCGAGCGCGATGTCGATGAAGCCGGCTTGAAGTCGGCATTCCGCAAGCTTGCGATGAAATGGCACCCGGACAAGAATCCGGGTGATCCTGCCTGTGAGCACAAGTTCAAGGAAATCAGCGAAGCCTACGAAGTCCTGAAGGACAGCAACAAACGTGCTGCCTATGACCGCTATGGTCATGCCGCGTTTGAGCAGGGCGGTGGCGGTCAGGCGCACGGCTTCGGCGCGGGCTTTGCCTCATCGTTCTCTGACATTTTCGAGGACTTGTTCGGCATGGCCGGACAGCGCGGTGGCCGCGGTGGCCGCGAGCGCGGGGCGGACCTGCGCTACAATATGGAAATCACGCTGGAGGAAGCCTTCCTCGGCAAGACGGCCCAGATCGATATTCCAGTCGCGGTCACGTGCGAACCCTGCTCTGGCACGGGTGCCAAAGCTGGCACGAAGCCGAAAGCCTGCTCGATGTGTGGCGGCGCTGGCCGCGTTCGTCAGGCGCAGGGTTTCTTCACGCTCGAGCGAACCTGCCCAGGATGTCAGGGCCGTGGTCAGATGATCGAGAGCCCATGCCCTTCATGCTCTGGGACGGGCCGGGTCACGCGCGATCGCACCTTGTCGGTGAATATTCCGCCGGGGGTTGAGGATGGCACCCGCATTCGTCTCGCTGGCGAAGGCGAGGCCGGAATCATGGGTGGCCCTCCGGGCGACCTCTACATTTTCCTGTCGCTGGCCGCGCACAAGTTCTTCCAGCGCGACGGCGCAGACCTGCATTGCCGCGTTCCGGTGTCGATGGTGACCGCGGCGGTGGGGGGCGAATTTGAAGTGCCGACCATCGATAAGGGCAAGACCAGGGTGAAGGTGCCCGCAGGCACCCAATCCGGTCGCCGCTTCCGGATCGCATCGAAGGGCATGCCTGTACTGCGTTCCCGGCAGATGGGAGACATGTACGTTCAGGTTGTGGTGGAAACGCCGCAAAATTTGACCAAGAAACAAAAAGAATTGCTGGCCGAATTCGAGAAGCTTTCATCGGGCGAAACCCAGCCCGAGGCCGCGGGATTCTTCAAGATGGTCAAGGACTTCTTCGGCAATCGAACTGGTGCAGCGTAG